From the genome of Muricauda sp. SCSIO 64092, one region includes:
- a CDS encoding Gfo/Idh/MocA family protein, with product MESRRTFIKNTAIASAGAAIVPGVVLGGKGKGAVDKVNIALIGVGLRGTNHLNNILLRGDTNVTAICDVDPERIKVALDLIQKAGFKKPKVFADGDYAYRELLELNEVSAVVISTPWLWHTKMAVDAMLANKYVGLEVSAANTLEECWDLVNTHERTDTHLMLLENVNYRRDVLAVLNMVRQNVFGELVHFRCGYQHDLRAVKFNDGKQPTGGGVEFGAKAISEAKWRTQHALLRNADFYPTHGLGPIAAMANINRGNRFVSLTSHATKAIGLNNYIVNHPKGGKNHPNAKLIWKQGDVITSTIETANGETIMVTHDCNLPRPYSLNFRVQGVGGIAEFDYHTKRIHIEGKTGGHGWEEMDTWLKQYDHPLWKKYGEYARESGHGGMDFFVMNAFVESVKQNSTPPIDVYDAAAWSAVTPLSELSIENNGEPQDFPDFTRAKWIKRKPYNWIKDTL from the coding sequence ATGGAATCACGAAGGACATTTATTAAGAATACGGCGATAGCTAGTGCCGGAGCGGCCATAGTGCCAGGCGTGGTATTGGGGGGCAAAGGTAAGGGTGCCGTAGACAAAGTCAATATTGCTCTCATTGGTGTGGGGCTCCGAGGCACCAACCACCTCAATAACATCCTCTTACGTGGGGACACCAATGTCACCGCCATTTGCGATGTAGATCCGGAAAGGATCAAGGTGGCACTGGATTTGATTCAAAAGGCGGGTTTTAAGAAGCCCAAGGTGTTTGCTGATGGAGACTATGCGTACCGAGAATTATTGGAGTTGAATGAAGTTTCGGCTGTGGTCATTTCCACCCCATGGCTTTGGCACACAAAAATGGCCGTGGATGCCATGTTGGCCAATAAGTACGTTGGTCTTGAGGTATCTGCTGCCAATACCCTTGAGGAGTGTTGGGACTTGGTCAATACCCATGAACGCACCGATACCCATTTGATGTTGTTGGAGAACGTTAACTATCGCAGGGACGTTCTGGCCGTTTTGAATATGGTACGGCAAAATGTTTTTGGGGAACTAGTGCATTTTAGATGTGGCTATCAACATGATCTCAGGGCGGTGAAGTTCAACGATGGAAAACAACCTACCGGTGGAGGTGTGGAGTTTGGCGCAAAAGCGATATCGGAGGCCAAGTGGCGTACCCAACACGCCCTATTACGGAATGCGGATTTTTATCCAACCCATGGGTTGGGCCCAATAGCTGCCATGGCTAACATTAACAGGGGAAACCGTTTTGTTTCCCTTACTTCCCATGCAACAAAGGCCATTGGTTTGAACAATTATATTGTCAATCACCCAAAAGGGGGCAAAAATCATCCCAATGCCAAGTTGATATGGAAACAAGGTGATGTTATTACTTCCACCATTGAAACGGCCAATGGTGAGACCATTATGGTTACCCACGATTGTAATTTGCCCCGACCCTATTCCCTTAACTTTAGGGTACAGGGAGTCGGTGGAATCGCCGAGTTCGACTACCATACCAAACGTATACATATAGAGGGCAAAACGGGAGGTCATGGATGGGAAGAAATGGACACTTGGCTCAAACAGTATGATCATCCACTATGGAAAAAATATGGAGAATATGCTAGGGAATCTGGGCATGGTGGGATGGACTTTTTTGTAATGAATGCCTTTGTCGAGTCTGTTAAACAGAATAGTACTCCCCCCATTGATGTCTATGATGCGGCTGCTTGGAGTGCAGTGACTCCACTATCCGAGCTTTCAATTGAGAATAATGGCGAACCTCAAGATTTTCCTGACTTCACACGGGCAAAATGGATTAAAAGAAAGCCCTACAACTGGATTAAAGACACTCTATGA
- a CDS encoding glycoside hydrolase family 2 TIM barrel-domain containing protein: protein MFFTLCATGQDGDVYTYIEDPNIISENKEDPHASFLSYSTEKRAITGNKEESERYLGLDGLWKFNWVKNPSQRPVDFYKNEFDSSGWNTIKVPSNWGIEGYGIPIYVNHQYEFADYKAPVSSEMEFVDGIYPASPGKIPHDYNPVGSYIREFEIDSSWLDSKEIFLHIGAMKSGGFVWVNGSYVGYSQGSKLPAEFNIAPYLKSGKNRIALQIFRWTDGSYLECQDFWRISGIERSVYLYAQPKTRIKDFEIMALLDKGYINGTLNINVQFHNSDRKRKDVNVHYKLLDNDGSIILNRDKRISVKKGEVGNANFSGVVENVRAWSAEHPNLYKFVLTTSDNKGNVLESISHSVGFRTIEIKNGLLLVNGQRITLKGVNAQETDPATGHVMDEELILKDIRLWKENNINAVRLSHYPRGDNFYGLCDKYGIYVVDEANIESHGMYYGKHSLAKNPDWEKAHLDRMVSMVERHKNFASIIIWSMGNEAGNGVNFHTGYKAIKENDQQRRPVQYERSYKGEDPNLWDMDSNTDIIVPQYPSPSLFRKIGRTKTDRPFIPSEYAHSMGNSTGNFQDYWDIIELYDNLQGGFIWDWVDQSIWKTNAKGQRYYAYGGDYGENMPSDNGFLNNGVVFPDRSPQPSLYEVKKVYENINFKYKGINKEKQIRILIENLYDFTSLSKFEFSAEIKANGAILKSFDLGSLDITPHTGKLIRIPLDGIEEKENTEYFVQLSAKLKENWGSLERGYEVAGEQILLKDLINWNTQNILIGEKLSLGQYNDLIHVSNSKVDLKFDKSLGRMVSYRFNGKELILAGKGPRPNFWRAPTDNDLGNKMHLNNIKWKEASLLAKATETRAIKRNDGGVEIHVTYDLPGVDTIFTSKYIILGSGVISIRNSLGTTNYEGDIPRIGIQMDIPKEFDNLTYFGKGPWENYSDRNSSSYIDLYNSKVKDLYVPYIRPQENGYRTQVRWMALANEQDEGLLIVASGDNPDYLGMSALHMLQEDFDATNGLSYEQNKKKGAYSKNGIAPQIDFRKHTTDIKEKDVVQLNIDLGQRGVGGDNSWGALPQKQYVFMGDMEHSYAFCLIPFIREKQEFFIDKFKKYVSCSF, encoded by the coding sequence ATGTTTTTCACTTTGTGCGCTACTGGCCAGGATGGGGATGTTTACACGTATATTGAAGATCCTAACATAATCAGTGAAAACAAAGAAGACCCTCACGCGTCCTTTCTATCCTATTCTACTGAAAAAAGAGCCATTACCGGAAATAAAGAGGAGTCTGAGCGGTATTTGGGATTGGATGGTCTTTGGAAATTCAACTGGGTGAAAAACCCAAGTCAAAGACCAGTGGATTTCTATAAAAATGAGTTTGATAGCAGCGGATGGAACACTATCAAAGTGCCTTCGAATTGGGGAATTGAAGGATATGGTATCCCTATTTACGTAAACCACCAATACGAGTTTGCAGACTATAAAGCGCCTGTTTCATCCGAAATGGAGTTTGTAGATGGCATTTACCCTGCTTCACCGGGAAAGATACCCCATGACTATAATCCCGTAGGATCATATATAAGGGAATTTGAAATCGATTCTTCGTGGCTTGACAGCAAAGAAATCTTTTTGCATATAGGAGCTATGAAATCAGGGGGATTTGTCTGGGTCAATGGTTCTTATGTGGGATATTCGCAGGGCAGTAAACTGCCTGCAGAATTCAATATAGCCCCATATCTAAAATCTGGCAAAAATAGAATTGCCCTACAAATTTTTAGATGGACGGATGGCTCCTATCTTGAATGTCAGGATTTTTGGCGCATAAGTGGCATTGAACGAAGTGTCTATTTATATGCTCAGCCCAAAACTAGGATAAAGGACTTTGAAATAATGGCCCTATTGGATAAGGGCTATATCAATGGCACGCTGAACATAAACGTACAATTTCATAACAGTGACCGGAAAAGAAAAGATGTGAATGTTCATTACAAACTATTGGATAATGATGGTAGCATTATCTTAAATAGGGACAAGAGAATTTCAGTCAAAAAGGGAGAGGTTGGGAATGCCAACTTTTCAGGTGTTGTTGAAAATGTTCGGGCATGGTCTGCTGAGCATCCAAACCTCTACAAGTTCGTCCTAACCACTAGCGATAATAAGGGAAATGTACTGGAATCAATATCACATTCTGTGGGCTTTAGAACCATTGAAATAAAGAACGGACTGCTTTTGGTCAACGGACAACGCATTACCCTAAAAGGGGTCAATGCCCAGGAAACCGATCCGGCCACAGGACACGTTATGGATGAAGAGCTTATCTTAAAGGACATACGCCTTTGGAAGGAAAATAATATCAATGCAGTACGTTTGAGCCATTATCCCAGGGGGGATAACTTTTATGGGTTATGCGACAAGTACGGTATTTATGTGGTGGACGAGGCCAATATTGAATCACATGGGATGTATTATGGAAAACATAGTCTGGCCAAGAATCCGGATTGGGAAAAGGCACATTTGGATAGAATGGTTAGTATGGTTGAAAGGCATAAGAACTTTGCATCAATCATTATTTGGTCCATGGGCAATGAAGCTGGAAATGGTGTAAATTTTCATACAGGTTACAAGGCAATCAAAGAAAATGATCAGCAAAGAAGACCTGTACAATATGAAAGGTCATATAAAGGGGAAGATCCAAATCTTTGGGATATGGATTCAAATACTGATATTATTGTTCCACAATATCCATCACCCTCTCTTTTTCGGAAAATTGGAAGGACAAAAACAGATAGGCCCTTCATCCCCAGCGAATATGCCCATAGCATGGGGAACAGTACAGGAAATTTTCAGGATTATTGGGATATCATAGAGTTGTATGATAACCTACAGGGAGGTTTCATATGGGATTGGGTGGATCAGTCCATCTGGAAGACCAATGCCAAAGGGCAACGTTACTATGCTTATGGTGGGGATTATGGTGAAAACATGCCTTCAGACAACGGTTTTTTGAACAATGGGGTCGTTTTTCCCGACAGAAGCCCACAACCAAGCCTTTATGAGGTCAAAAAGGTTTATGAGAATATCAATTTTAAATACAAAGGTATAAACAAGGAGAAACAAATCCGGATACTTATTGAAAACCTTTACGATTTCACCAGCTTATCAAAATTCGAATTCTCTGCTGAAATTAAGGCCAATGGGGCGATTCTGAAGTCTTTTGATTTGGGAAGCTTGGACATAACGCCGCATACAGGAAAACTTATTCGAATTCCTTTGGATGGCATTGAGGAAAAAGAGAATACGGAATATTTTGTACAACTTTCTGCAAAGCTCAAAGAAAACTGGGGGTCACTGGAAAGAGGTTATGAAGTGGCTGGGGAACAGATTTTGTTGAAAGACCTTATAAATTGGAATACACAGAATATTTTAATTGGAGAGAAATTGTCTTTAGGACAATACAATGATTTGATACATGTAAGTAATTCCAAAGTGGATTTGAAATTTGACAAATCCCTGGGGAGAATGGTTTCATATCGATTCAATGGAAAGGAACTTATTCTCGCAGGCAAGGGTCCAAGACCCAATTTTTGGAGAGCTCCCACGGATAATGATTTGGGTAATAAGATGCACCTGAATAATATCAAATGGAAAGAAGCTTCCCTTTTGGCAAAAGCTACAGAAACTAGGGCAATAAAACGTAATGATGGAGGGGTTGAGATTCATGTCACATATGACCTGCCCGGTGTGGATACCATTTTTACCTCCAAATATATAATATTGGGATCAGGGGTCATAAGTATTCGAAATAGTCTGGGGACAACCAATTATGAGGGGGATATACCCCGTATTGGCATTCAAATGGATATTCCAAAGGAATTTGACAACCTCACCTATTTTGGAAAAGGACCATGGGAAAATTATTCCGATAGAAACAGTTCCAGTTATATTGATCTTTATAACTCTAAAGTTAAGGATTTATATGTCCCTTATATAAGGCCACAGGAGAACGGATACAGAACCCAAGTAAGATGGATGGCTTTGGCTAATGAACAAGATGAAGGTCTTTTGATAGTGGCTTCGGGAGATAATCCCGATTATTTGGGCATGAGCGCTTTGCACATGTTGCAAGAAGACTTTGATGCTACCAATGGCTTGAGTTATGAGCAAAATAAGAAAAAGGGTGCCTACTCAAAAAATGGTATTGCTCCTCAAATAGACTTTCGAAAACAT
- a CDS encoding GH116 family glycosyl-hydrolase, which translates to MWQGNKDKYILSKSRRDFIKKSSIGISAMGLSAPVPFFAGPFVYAKDTHLIPEDKRLSQAWIRSLYERGVPEEFSGEQLKYIGMPVGGIACGQLYLGGDGRLWLWHIFKMEYGREKNHGNQLDAMTLGGHYAYPDKVFDREKRSVDHGIALRVKHNGKTKIVKLNNNDFKHVSFRGEYPIGKVKYHDDAIPVEIKLEAFSPFVPTSLEKSALPTTVMSYKLKNTSGESMAIDMAGWLENAVCPFSNNNHLGVRRNTVIPSGGRLTLHSTAEGLEAKKEAKSTKQDVVFEDFESGSYKKWQTKGIAFGKSPIKEDSKGFLEKDYKGSYYVSSYNIRALDGRPNASTYQWGREAMADDFTGILTSKEFVVTHNYITFLIGGGYHPKDTVINLLIDGKIVRSETGHNSTHLRETYFDVRDFVGKKGQLQIVDNHQGVWGNITVDHIVFTDNVPKDYKITNQHGYGSMSWSIYNPTQKAKAIPHFNNENLQTLFNILDNTPTGEALTVTKPMAEKQVGIISDYVDLGPGEEKEVIFLLTWYFPHLNQQERERGAILGLKDIKYLKRHYYQWFRSANQVADYVCENFDELVGKTRLWNETWYGSTLPHWLLDRSMIPLDCMATNTVLWFDNGRIWGWEGVECCEGTCQHVWQYAQGMARIFPEAERNIREITDMDPRTGYREEDGGFAYRAESNRSVAHDGHCGTIMRMYREHKTSTDHQFLKRNYAQIKRTVQFIINEDKDKNGLLEGGQANTLDAKWYGPMGWISSLYLGALAAGKAMAEEIGDFSFANICDEILRKGRKNIVEKLFNGEYFIHKHDRQKYPDVISSNNGCHIDQVLGQSLAGQIGIRDRVIPEEETKLALESIWKYNFAPNAFNYQKRHKAIKGVRIYATEGEAGTIMTTWPKDDGDTWAVPGMVDRPDSSIRWQGPGGYFDECMNGFEYQVAFHMIQEGMTEKGLAIARAVHDRYHANTRNPYNEIECSDHYSRSMASYGVFLAICGYDYHGPKGFLTLDPKLTPNNFKAPFTVAKGWGTFIQHQKDGIQKNILQLKYGELNLNQFSVVLPKDANAKLVSLMINGKEVNAQGAQKENGKFQWELEEQMKSGDTLKSIIHY; encoded by the coding sequence GTGTGGCAAGGAAATAAGGACAAGTATATCCTATCAAAATCAAGGCGGGATTTCATAAAGAAATCCTCCATTGGTATTTCTGCAATGGGACTTTCAGCGCCTGTTCCCTTTTTTGCCGGGCCATTCGTTTACGCAAAAGACACACATCTTATTCCTGAAGACAAAAGGCTTTCTCAAGCGTGGATTAGGTCATTGTATGAAAGGGGCGTTCCAGAGGAATTCTCGGGGGAACAACTAAAATATATTGGCATGCCCGTTGGTGGTATCGCTTGCGGACAACTTTATCTTGGCGGAGATGGAAGATTATGGCTCTGGCATATATTCAAAATGGAATATGGTAGGGAAAAAAACCACGGCAACCAACTGGATGCAATGACCCTTGGCGGTCATTATGCCTATCCCGATAAAGTTTTTGATAGGGAGAAACGATCTGTTGACCATGGTATTGCCCTTAGAGTGAAGCACAATGGAAAAACCAAAATCGTTAAGCTTAACAACAATGACTTTAAGCATGTGAGTTTTAGGGGAGAATACCCAATAGGTAAAGTAAAGTATCATGATGATGCGATTCCTGTGGAGATTAAACTTGAAGCATTTTCCCCTTTTGTCCCAACCAGTCTCGAAAAATCCGCCCTACCTACAACTGTCATGAGTTATAAATTAAAGAATACCTCTGGAGAGAGCATGGCTATTGATATGGCTGGGTGGCTGGAGAATGCAGTTTGTCCGTTTAGCAATAACAATCATTTGGGCGTCAGAAGAAATACCGTAATACCTTCTGGTGGAAGATTGACTCTCCATAGTACAGCGGAAGGATTGGAAGCAAAAAAAGAAGCAAAGTCAACCAAACAAGATGTGGTTTTTGAAGACTTTGAAAGTGGCAGTTATAAAAAGTGGCAAACCAAAGGAATTGCATTTGGTAAATCTCCGATAAAAGAGGATTCAAAAGGTTTTTTGGAAAAAGACTACAAAGGCAGTTATTATGTCTCCAGTTATAATATCAGAGCGCTTGATGGAAGACCCAATGCTTCAACCTATCAATGGGGGCGAGAGGCAATGGCTGATGATTTCACGGGAATCCTGACCAGTAAAGAATTTGTGGTCACACACAATTACATCACTTTTCTTATTGGAGGAGGTTATCATCCGAAAGATACCGTCATCAATTTATTGATAGATGGAAAAATTGTACGAAGCGAAACAGGGCATAACAGTACCCACTTGAGGGAAACATATTTTGATGTACGTGATTTTGTGGGCAAAAAGGGTCAATTGCAAATAGTAGATAACCATCAGGGCGTCTGGGGTAATATCACGGTTGACCATATTGTTTTTACGGATAACGTCCCAAAAGATTACAAAATCACGAATCAGCACGGCTATGGTTCCATGTCGTGGTCCATATACAATCCAACACAAAAAGCCAAGGCCATTCCCCATTTCAACAATGAAAACCTTCAAACTTTGTTCAATATATTGGACAATACACCCACGGGCGAAGCCCTTACGGTTACAAAACCCATGGCGGAAAAACAAGTAGGGATTATTTCCGATTACGTTGACTTGGGGCCCGGAGAGGAAAAAGAAGTGATTTTTTTGCTGACATGGTATTTTCCCCACCTGAATCAGCAAGAACGGGAGCGAGGTGCCATATTGGGGCTCAAAGATATTAAATACTTAAAGAGACACTATTACCAATGGTTCCGTTCAGCCAATCAAGTGGCAGATTATGTATGTGAAAACTTTGATGAACTGGTGGGTAAAACTAGATTATGGAATGAAACCTGGTATGGAAGTACATTGCCTCATTGGTTGTTGGACAGGAGTATGATACCCCTGGACTGTATGGCGACGAACACTGTTCTTTGGTTTGATAATGGCCGAATATGGGGATGGGAAGGGGTAGAATGTTGTGAGGGAACCTGTCAGCATGTTTGGCAGTATGCACAGGGCATGGCTCGAATTTTTCCGGAAGCCGAACGTAACATAAGGGAAATAACCGATATGGACCCCAGAACAGGCTATCGCGAAGAAGATGGGGGATTTGCCTATCGCGCAGAGTCAAATAGAAGTGTCGCCCATGATGGGCATTGTGGCACAATTATGCGAATGTACCGTGAGCATAAAACCAGTACTGACCATCAATTTTTGAAACGAAACTATGCTCAAATAAAAAGAACCGTACAATTCATAATCAATGAAGATAAAGATAAGAACGGACTTTTGGAAGGAGGTCAGGCCAACACTTTGGATGCCAAATGGTATGGCCCTATGGGATGGATCAGTTCCCTCTATCTAGGGGCATTGGCGGCTGGAAAGGCAATGGCCGAAGAAATTGGGGATTTTTCTTTTGCCAACATTTGTGACGAAATTTTGAGAAAAGGCCGTAAAAATATAGTGGAAAAGCTTTTTAACGGTGAATATTTTATCCACAAACACGACCGTCAAAAATATCCGGATGTGATAAGTTCCAATAATGGGTGCCATATAGATCAAGTACTCGGACAGAGCCTTGCCGGGCAGATTGGTATTCGGGACAGGGTAATTCCAGAAGAAGAGACAAAATTGGCACTTGAATCCATTTGGAAATACAATTTTGCCCCCAATGCCTTCAACTATCAAAAAAGACATAAAGCGATTAAGGGAGTACGAATATATGCTACTGAAGGAGAAGCAGGCACCATTATGACCACTTGGCCCAAAGATGATGGAGATACATGGGCCGTTCCTGGAATGGTAGATCGTCCGGATTCTTCCATCCGTTGGCAGGGACCAGGAGGTTATTTTGATGAGTGCATGAATGGTTTTGAATACCAAGTGGCTTTCCATATGATTCAGGAAGGAATGACCGAAAAAGGCCTGGCCATTGCAAGAGCCGTTCACGACCGTTATCATGCCAATACCCGAAATCCTTACAATGAAATTGAATGTAGTGACCATTACAGTCGATCCATGGCCAGCTATGGTGTTTTTCTGGCTATTTGCGGATACGATTACCATGGCCCTAAAGGGTTTTTAACCTTGGATCCAAAATTGACACCGAATAACTTTAAGGCCCCATTTACGGTAGCCAAAGGTTGGGGCACTTTTATACAACATCAAAAAGATGGGATTCAGAAAAACATTCTTCAATTAAAATATGGAGAATTGAACTTGAATCAGTTCAGCGTTGTATTGCCAAAAGATGCCAACGCAAAATTGGTTTCACTTATGATAAATGGAAAAGAAGTAAACGCTCAAGGAGCACAGAAGGAAAATGGTAAATTCCAATGGGAATTGGAAGAACAGATGAAATCGGGTGATACCTTAAAATCAATTATCCATTACTGA